From Amphiprion ocellaris isolate individual 3 ecotype Okinawa chromosome 10, ASM2253959v1, whole genome shotgun sequence, one genomic window encodes:
- the asip2b gene encoding agouti-signaling protein 2b, whose translation MWKISGKHLLCFLLLVFPLSWAEDTKKDARKTENATVFGQVKSRRLFARQKISPPQQNQNLKHKSNVMAPARRCGRLMESCSSHVPCCDPCASCRCRLFNTICHCWRMNPLCLKKT comes from the exons atgtgGAAGATCTCCGGCAAACACTTGTTGTGCTTCTTGCTGCTCGTCTTCCCGCTGAGCTGGGCAGAGGACACGAAGAAAGATGCGAGGAAGACTGAGAACGCCACAG tttttggcCAAGTGAAGAGCAGACGGCTGTTTGCAAGGCAAAAGATTTCTCCACCTCAACAAAATCAAAATCTT AAGCACAAATCAAACGTCATGGCTCCTGCACGTCGCTGCGGCCGCTTGATGGAAAGCTGCTCCTCGCATGTTCCGTGCTGCGACCCCTGCGCCTCCTGCCGCTGTCGACTCTTCAATACCATCTGCCACTGCTGGAGGATGAACCCCCTGTGCTTAAAGAAGACCTAG